From Polynucleobacter difficilis, a single genomic window includes:
- a CDS encoding peptidylprolyl isomerase, translating into MKLLPQFALSTVCAAVLISPMAFAQNAAIVNGKSIPKSQLDRLVQKSGQPTNDPQVREKAREVLITRELIIQEANNRGLTQKEAVKDKIEQSRIGILVAAVFEDFVEREGVTEAELKAAYASIQADYTGKEYQVKHILVEKESEANALIAKIKAGASFADMAKQNSKDPGSAPNGGDLGWVGDKSLVPEFSKAMVALNKGQMTDKPVKSQFGWHIIRVDDVRDAKAPPMDEIKAELKQILTADENWQKAKFSEMMQKLRAKAKVQ; encoded by the coding sequence ATGAAACTACTTCCCCAATTTGCCCTATCCACTGTCTGCGCAGCGGTATTGATCAGCCCAATGGCATTCGCGCAAAATGCCGCGATTGTGAATGGCAAATCCATACCAAAATCACAATTAGATCGCCTGGTACAAAAATCAGGGCAGCCAACCAATGATCCTCAGGTTCGCGAAAAGGCACGCGAGGTATTAATTACCCGGGAATTAATTATTCAGGAGGCCAATAACCGCGGCCTAACCCAAAAAGAGGCAGTCAAAGACAAGATTGAGCAATCACGTATTGGCATCTTGGTTGCCGCCGTATTTGAGGATTTTGTTGAGCGTGAGGGCGTAACCGAGGCCGAGCTCAAAGCTGCCTATGCTTCGATTCAGGCGGATTACACCGGCAAGGAATATCAGGTAAAACACATCTTGGTAGAAAAAGAATCGGAAGCAAACGCCTTGATTGCCAAGATCAAGGCTGGCGCCAGCTTTGCTGACATGGCGAAACAGAACTCCAAAGACCCCGGCTCCGCACCTAATGGCGGCGATCTAGGTTGGGTTGGCGATAAGTCATTGGTGCCCGAATTTTCTAAGGCGATGGTTGCTTTAAACAAAGGTCAAATGACCGATAAGCCAGTCAAAAGCCAATTCGGTTGGCACATTATTCGCGTGGATGATGTGCGGGATGCCAAAGCCCCACCCATGGATGAAATCAAAGCGGAGCTCAAGCAAATCTTGACTGCCGATGAAAACTGGCAAAAGGCCAAGTTCTCTGAAATGATGCAAAAGCTGCGTGCCAAGGCAAAGGTTCAGTAA
- a CDS encoding glycosyltransferase translates to MGISIWLSMPWLSDLSHIIGPFPAYFFIAFIAIIPGFMNAFVAMALMLDRRPKVIVDQRYPPVTILIAAYNEEGSIASTLSGIFLQDYPADIRVIVINDGSSDKTVDSVKALQSAHPNLELINLGRNGGKASALNHGLAKCTTDIIISIDADSYILKDGISHLVGRYLSDPINTKAVAGEILIRNSRENWITKAQEWDYFLGIATIKRIQSLFQGTLVAQGAFSLYDRKTVVELGGWPEMVGEDIVLTWKILDAGYRVGHAEDALAFTDCPNTLRKFVNQRRRWSRGLMEAFKTTPKILFKPRLSTLYIWWNTLFPFMDIAFTFGFIPGLILACFGIYWIVGPMTLSLLPMAFLLNWQMYLKGRAMFRSENLKVRANALGFVFYVFAYGLILQPACVYGYFSELFNLRKSWGTK, encoded by the coding sequence ATGGGTATTTCAATTTGGTTATCAATGCCTTGGCTAAGTGATTTAAGTCACATTATTGGACCATTTCCAGCCTATTTCTTCATTGCTTTTATTGCCATTATTCCCGGCTTCATGAATGCTTTTGTGGCGATGGCTCTTATGTTAGATCGTCGTCCTAAAGTTATTGTTGATCAGCGCTATCCACCAGTCACAATATTAATTGCTGCTTATAACGAAGAGGGATCAATAGCATCGACCTTATCTGGGATTTTTCTACAAGACTACCCTGCAGATATTCGTGTAATTGTGATTAATGATGGCTCGAGTGATAAGACAGTTGATTCTGTTAAGGCTTTGCAGTCGGCTCACCCTAATTTAGAGCTCATTAATTTAGGGCGTAACGGCGGTAAAGCATCTGCACTAAATCATGGTTTAGCTAAATGTACGACCGACATCATTATTTCGATCGATGCAGATAGCTATATATTGAAAGATGGAATAAGCCACTTAGTTGGTCGATATCTCTCTGACCCAATTAATACTAAAGCCGTTGCTGGTGAAATTCTGATTCGCAATTCAAGGGAAAACTGGATTACTAAGGCTCAGGAGTGGGATTATTTTTTAGGCATTGCCACTATCAAGCGGATTCAGTCTTTGTTTCAAGGGACTCTTGTTGCGCAAGGCGCATTTTCTTTATATGACCGAAAGACTGTTGTAGAGCTTGGCGGTTGGCCAGAAATGGTGGGTGAGGATATTGTTTTAACTTGGAAGATATTGGACGCAGGGTATCGCGTGGGTCATGCCGAAGATGCATTGGCCTTTACCGATTGCCCCAACACACTGCGCAAGTTTGTTAATCAGCGCAGACGTTGGTCCCGCGGCTTAATGGAGGCTTTTAAAACTACCCCGAAAATTCTCTTTAAGCCGCGCTTAAGCACTTTATATATCTGGTGGAACACGTTATTTCCATTCATGGATATCGCATTTACATTTGGGTTTATTCCCGGGCTGATCTTGGCTTGTTTTGGTATTTATTGGATTGTCGGTCCGATGACTTTATCGTTATTGCCGATGGCCTTTTTACTCAATTGGCAGATGTACCTGAAGGGTAGGGCGATGTTTCGCTCTGAGAACTTGAAGGTCCGCGCGAATGCCTTGGGTTTTGTCTTCTACGTTTTTGCTTACGGTCTTATTTTGCAACCGGCCTGCGTTTATGGTTACTTCTCTGAGTTGTTCAATCTACGTAAATCGTGGGGCACAAAATGA
- a CDS encoding DUF1488 family protein, giving the protein MKIDFIGPATMAEDGGVIYPALLNGQKLACRFSYEALDDVEPDGILGDALVHFTNHQLKLLSIAEQKIRSGHAHDGQIQIFSSDLSL; this is encoded by the coding sequence ATGAAAATAGACTTTATTGGCCCAGCAACCATGGCCGAAGATGGTGGCGTCATTTATCCAGCATTGCTAAACGGTCAAAAATTGGCATGTCGTTTTAGTTATGAGGCACTAGATGATGTAGAGCCTGACGGAATTCTCGGCGATGCATTAGTGCATTTCACAAACCATCAACTTAAGCTCCTCTCGATTGCGGAGCAAAAAATTCGCAGCGGCCATGCGCATGATGGTCAGATTCAAATTTTCAGTTCAGATTTAAGTCTATAA
- a CDS encoding DUF1289 domain-containing protein, whose product MSTSNTNDPISGANSLLTGDAESDSPCIGICSTLYDEICKGCGRTLIEVSNWVFMTPEEKATVWQRIQAEGTAVRFQRNKTI is encoded by the coding sequence ATGAGCACTTCAAATACCAACGACCCCATTAGCGGGGCCAATTCGTTATTAACAGGCGACGCTGAATCCGACTCCCCCTGTATTGGGATTTGCTCTACTTTGTACGATGAGATTTGCAAAGGCTGTGGCCGCACCTTGATTGAAGTCAGTAATTGGGTATTCATGACGCCGGAGGAAAAGGCTACGGTATGGCAGCGCATTCAGGCTGAAGGAACGGCAGTTCGCTTCCAGCGCAACAAAACAATTTAA
- a CDS encoding septation protein A: protein MKFLFDLFPVILFFVAFKFADIYTATIVAMVATIAQILWVYYRHRKIDAMQWMSLVLIVVLGALTIFLQDKTFIQLKPTALYWLFAAGLFISAQFFNKNWIQVLMGKQVTLKENTARNTWSQLNLAWSIFFFLMGGLNLYVAFQFSEDTWVNFKLFGTTALLIVFVIAQGFWLSKHMEEETPS, encoded by the coding sequence ATGAAATTTTTATTCGATCTTTTCCCGGTCATTCTGTTCTTCGTCGCATTCAAGTTTGCCGACATCTATACCGCCACCATCGTGGCAATGGTTGCCACCATCGCGCAAATTTTATGGGTCTATTACCGTCATCGTAAAATCGATGCAATGCAGTGGATGAGTCTGGTATTAATTGTCGTTCTAGGTGCATTGACTATATTCCTGCAAGATAAAACATTTATCCAGCTTAAGCCAACTGCGCTCTACTGGCTATTTGCTGCCGGCCTATTTATTAGCGCCCAATTTTTCAATAAGAATTGGATTCAGGTGCTCATGGGTAAGCAGGTCACCCTTAAAGAAAATACGGCACGTAATACCTGGAGTCAGCTTAATTTAGCCTGGTCCATCTTCTTTTTCTTGATGGGCGGACTTAATCTTTATGTAGCATTTCAGTTTTCGGAAGATACCTGGGTTAATTTCAAATTGTTTGGAACAACTGCCCTGCTCATCGTCTTTGTCATTGCACAAGGATTTTGGCTCAGCAAACACATGGAAGAGGAAACACCCTCATGA
- a CDS encoding HD domain-containing phosphohydrolase, whose amino-acid sequence MILPTPVSSSSAHEELEKRSWALSALSAAAAALARANSTDMLIAEVCDAITSQSPYLLAWVGKAEDDKEKTIKVLGGAGTALDYIEKIAVSWSDQRVTGLGPAGLAVRSNQITIVADTEVDPGFIVWQDLAKKYGIRSAIACPIADGARHPFGALVVYSAVPNAFGPEEAKLFESLAHELSFGLRSIERQQQLDEQIHEKELVQERLAGALKATIEAMSRTMEWRDPYTAGHQKRVALISAAIAKKLGLNNEQIEALYMAAMVHDLGKVAVPAEILTKPSRLTDLEMQMVQGHAESGYHILKDIPFPYPIAEMVYQHHERLDGSGYPRGLVGDAICLESRILAVADTIEAMATHRPYRPGRGLHTAMSEVMVEAGSKLDQRIADAAFELYQDGKTLHDIIESI is encoded by the coding sequence ATGATTTTGCCCACACCAGTTTCAAGTAGTTCAGCCCATGAAGAGCTAGAAAAGCGGAGCTGGGCTTTGTCCGCTTTATCGGCGGCGGCGGCTGCATTGGCGCGAGCCAATTCCACTGATATGTTGATAGCGGAAGTGTGCGATGCGATTACATCGCAAAGTCCTTATTTATTGGCGTGGGTTGGCAAGGCAGAAGACGATAAAGAAAAAACCATTAAGGTGCTGGGCGGAGCAGGGACAGCACTAGACTATATTGAAAAGATTGCAGTGAGCTGGTCGGATCAGCGTGTCACTGGACTCGGTCCGGCTGGTCTTGCTGTGCGATCTAACCAAATTACCATAGTAGCTGACACTGAAGTAGATCCCGGCTTTATTGTTTGGCAGGATTTAGCCAAGAAGTATGGGATTCGCTCCGCAATTGCTTGCCCTATAGCGGATGGGGCCCGACATCCTTTCGGTGCATTGGTTGTTTATTCTGCTGTACCAAATGCATTTGGACCGGAAGAGGCAAAATTATTTGAAAGTCTAGCCCATGAGCTTAGCTTCGGCCTTCGATCCATTGAGCGTCAACAGCAACTAGACGAACAAATACACGAAAAGGAGTTGGTCCAGGAACGCTTGGCGGGCGCCTTAAAGGCGACGATTGAAGCAATGTCGCGTACCATGGAATGGCGCGATCCTTACACTGCAGGACATCAAAAGCGGGTTGCTCTGATTTCAGCAGCCATTGCTAAAAAACTAGGTCTCAATAATGAACAAATTGAGGCGCTTTATATGGCTGCGATGGTTCATGATCTTGGCAAAGTAGCCGTGCCTGCCGAAATCCTAACGAAGCCATCAAGACTGACTGACCTAGAAATGCAAATGGTGCAGGGGCATGCGGAGTCTGGATATCACATATTGAAAGACATTCCATTCCCATATCCGATTGCTGAAATGGTATATCAGCACCATGAGCGCCTAGATGGCAGCGGCTATCCCAGAGGGCTTGTGGGTGATGCGATATGCCTCGAGTCTAGAATTTTGGCGGTAGCGGATACCATTGAGGCGATGGCAACACACCGCCCATATCGCCCCGGCAGGGGGCTTCATACGGCAATGAGCGAGGTAATGGTAGAGGCGGGTAGTAAATTAGATCAACGCATTGCAGACGCGGCGTTTGAGCTTTATCAGGATGGTAAAACACTACACGACATCATTGAGTCTATTTAA
- a CDS encoding BolA family protein has product MSRNQERIASFLVDLKAALPIDEIAIEDESHLHAGHAGAASGGGHFKLTLISSAFDGLNRVARHRLIYAALSRHIPNEIHALTIEAHSPAEALLLK; this is encoded by the coding sequence ATGAGTAGAAACCAAGAGCGCATTGCTTCATTTTTGGTCGACCTCAAAGCCGCACTGCCAATTGATGAGATTGCAATTGAAGATGAAAGCCATTTGCATGCCGGGCATGCTGGCGCTGCTAGCGGTGGTGGCCACTTCAAACTGACCCTAATTTCATCGGCCTTTGATGGCCTAAATCGGGTTGCGCGCCACCGCCTGATCTATGCTGCTTTGAGCCGCCACATTCCTAATGAGATACACGCGCTGACCATTGAGGCCCATAGCCCTGCTGAGGCTCTTTTGCTGAAATAA
- the gloA gene encoding lactoylglutathione lyase gives MMLLHTMLRVGDLSRSIDFYTRILGMNLLRTTERPEQKYSLAFVGFGKGNADGQAEIELTYNHGVHQYELGTAYGHIALGVSDAYATCAAIKAAGGQVTREAGPVLGGDTIIAFVTDPDGYKIELIQR, from the coding sequence ATGATGCTCTTGCACACCATGCTGCGGGTTGGTGACCTGTCCCGCTCCATTGATTTCTACACCCGCATTTTGGGCATGAATTTATTGCGCACCACTGAGCGGCCCGAACAAAAGTATTCCTTGGCCTTTGTTGGTTTTGGTAAGGGCAACGCCGATGGCCAAGCGGAGATCGAGCTCACCTACAACCATGGTGTCCATCAGTATGAATTGGGTACGGCTTATGGCCACATTGCCTTGGGCGTAAGCGACGCCTATGCCACCTGCGCCGCCATTAAGGCTGCGGGTGGTCAAGTGACCCGTGAGGCTGGCCCAGTTCTGGGCGGCGACACCATCATCGCCTTTGTTACAGACCCAGATGGATACAAGATCGAGCTCATTCAGCGCTGA
- a CDS encoding GGDEF domain-containing protein, which produces MTLGLLLYFIALCAQIMAAFYAIRLFLKSHSYRFVCGFFAIGLVLMMGRRISPMLYGLNKESINIVDAWLSIPISISLLLGMIYFKKLLFELEVKNTALEEISKKDSLTPALNHSTTMIRAELEVKRSFRSQKCIAFLMLDIDHFKLVNDTHGHLMGDQVLVNLATLCQKELREINVFGRVGGEEFLIVLPETNQALAVEVANRLRIRIEESEMATVAKIPIFITVSIGISIFDPQQGKHSDASAIVREYYGLCDSAMYHAKQAGRNQVYCEPNFSVA; this is translated from the coding sequence ATGACTCTCGGATTACTTCTATATTTCATCGCCTTGTGCGCACAAATTATGGCTGCATTTTATGCCATTCGTCTTTTTTTAAAATCCCATTCCTATCGATTTGTATGTGGATTTTTTGCTATAGGGCTTGTTTTAATGATGGGTAGGCGCATTTCGCCTATGCTATATGGCCTCAATAAAGAGTCAATTAATATAGTTGATGCTTGGCTATCCATTCCTATTTCTATATCGTTGCTATTGGGAATGATTTATTTTAAGAAGCTACTGTTTGAGTTAGAAGTTAAAAATACTGCCCTTGAAGAAATTTCCAAAAAAGATTCGCTGACTCCAGCTCTAAATCATTCGACGACTATGATTCGCGCTGAGCTTGAGGTTAAAAGATCCTTTCGTAGTCAGAAATGCATTGCTTTTCTCATGCTAGATATCGATCACTTTAAATTGGTTAATGACACCCATGGACATCTAATGGGCGATCAAGTATTGGTCAATCTTGCTACCTTGTGCCAAAAGGAGTTACGCGAGATCAATGTATTTGGTCGCGTTGGTGGCGAAGAATTTTTAATCGTACTGCCTGAAACAAATCAAGCGCTTGCAGTGGAGGTTGCAAACCGATTGCGGATACGCATTGAAGAAAGTGAAATGGCAACGGTAGCGAAAATCCCAATCTTTATAACCGTTAGTATAGGAATTTCTATTTTTGACCCACAGCAGGGTAAACATTCTGATGCGAGCGCGATTGTTCGTGAGTATTACGGTCTATGTGATTCTGCGATGTATCACGCCAAGCAGGCAGGCAGAAATCAAGTGTATTGCGAGCCCAATTTCTCGGTTGCTTAA
- a CDS encoding GNAT family N-acetyltransferase produces MALNSPIELRVLDRIDAVSAEHWDGLLAANSTPFLRHAFLAALEEHGCVGGNTGWQVAHLAIYPTDSDKPIGLMPLYLKSHSYGEYVFDWSWAEAYSQHGMQYYPKALSAIPFTPVQGARTLLDQGHDPERTQQWLIQGLKQLLIQNGLSSAHVLFAEQKTQAALLAQGFMARDAVQFHWNNQSYATMDAFLDQLTMKRRKNIRRERKEVEAAGVQFRHVPGEMAGQADWAFFYRCYANTYLEHHSSPYLNEEFFQEWGKQMPEYLHLIIAEKEGCPIAASLLVVDKKAPVPTAYGRYWGSIEYIPCLHFETAYYQAIEYCIREGIQVFEGGAQGQHKMARGFLPVTVQSAHWIKDPEFATAVERFLKRERAGVGAYVDELAEHSPLKSTTVLP; encoded by the coding sequence GTGGCACTAAATAGCCCAATCGAACTGCGCGTTTTGGATCGCATTGATGCGGTCTCAGCCGAGCATTGGGATGGCTTATTAGCTGCAAACTCAACCCCCTTTTTACGCCACGCCTTTCTCGCAGCACTGGAAGAGCATGGCTGCGTTGGTGGCAATACCGGCTGGCAGGTAGCCCACTTAGCCATTTATCCGACAGATTCGGATAAACCCATTGGGCTAATGCCGCTCTATTTAAAAAGCCATTCCTACGGCGAGTACGTGTTTGACTGGTCATGGGCGGAAGCCTATAGCCAGCATGGCATGCAGTACTACCCCAAAGCTTTGTCTGCGATTCCCTTTACGCCAGTGCAAGGGGCACGCACGCTTCTGGATCAAGGGCATGATCCAGAGCGAACCCAGCAGTGGCTAATACAGGGCCTAAAACAACTGTTAATTCAGAACGGGCTTTCTTCAGCCCACGTTTTATTTGCCGAGCAGAAAACCCAAGCTGCTCTTCTAGCGCAAGGTTTCATGGCGCGCGATGCCGTGCAGTTTCACTGGAATAACCAATCGTATGCAACGATGGATGCATTCTTAGATCAGCTCACTATGAAACGCCGGAAAAATATTCGGCGCGAACGCAAGGAAGTGGAAGCGGCCGGTGTGCAATTTAGGCACGTTCCAGGAGAAATGGCTGGGCAAGCCGATTGGGCATTCTTTTACCGGTGCTATGCCAACACGTACTTGGAACACCATTCATCGCCCTACTTGAACGAAGAATTTTTTCAGGAATGGGGGAAGCAGATGCCGGAATACCTCCATTTAATCATTGCCGAAAAAGAAGGTTGTCCTATCGCTGCATCGCTTTTGGTGGTCGACAAAAAAGCCCCTGTTCCAACTGCATATGGTCGTTACTGGGGCTCGATTGAATACATTCCCTGCTTGCATTTTGAAACTGCCTACTATCAAGCAATCGAATACTGCATTCGAGAAGGAATACAGGTTTTTGAAGGTGGCGCCCAAGGCCAACACAAAATGGCGCGGGGGTTTTTACCGGTCACCGTACAATCAGCCCATTGGATAAAAGACCCTGAGTTTGCAACTGCCGTTGAGCGCTTCTTAAAACGGGAGCGTGCCGGTGTTGGGGCTTATGTGGATGAGCTAGCCGAGCACTCTCCCCTTAAATCGACTACAGTACTGCCATGA
- the msrB gene encoding peptide-methionine (R)-S-oxide reductase MsrB: protein MKKTNDEYRAELSDIEYRVTREAATERPFTGKYWDHWENGKYQCVCCGTPLFESGTKFDAGCGWPSYHTPLNPDAISEHQDGAYGMVRTEVRCSNCDAHLGHVFTDGPKPTGLRYCINSASLSFEPSKNVESGQ from the coding sequence ATGAAAAAAACTAATGACGAATACCGCGCCGAGTTAAGCGATATCGAATACCGCGTCACGCGCGAAGCTGCTACGGAACGGCCATTTACTGGAAAGTATTGGGACCATTGGGAAAACGGCAAGTACCAATGCGTGTGTTGCGGCACCCCCTTGTTCGAGTCAGGCACCAAATTTGATGCTGGATGCGGATGGCCTAGTTACCATACTCCCTTGAATCCGGATGCCATATCGGAGCATCAAGATGGTGCTTATGGCATGGTCCGCACCGAGGTACGTTGCAGTAATTGCGATGCCCATTTAGGTCATGTCTTTACCGACGGTCCTAAGCCAACAGGCCTACGCTATTGCATTAACTCGGCATCCTTAAGCTTTGAACCCAGTAAAAACGTGGAATCGGGTCAATAA
- a CDS encoding protein adenylyltransferase SelO codes for MAFSLIGDDTCQFIAPTPLPDPYWIAVSPEAAELVGISLDSNQLPQDPDWLAILAGNPAELGQRLFSKPMATAYSGHQFGHWAGQLGDGRAILLGELNHQELQLKGAGMTRYSRMGDGRAVLRSSIREFLCSEAMHALGIPTTRALSLVGSKQAVRRETMETAAVCSRLAPSFIRIGHFEHYAANGLHVRLQELAAYLIEAHYPECKSSNTPYLALFKAISARNAKCVAHWQAVGFCHGVLNSDNISALGLTMDYGPFGFLDHTALDHICNHTDSGGRYAYHRQPKIMHWNMACLANAMVPLVEMESPGQDAAEILRAALSDFPPEYEAKWLTLFRGKLGLQIDTPDDMDLIEALLQLMHANQADFTNAFRSLSKVQKKDAHSNWRDQFLDRDAADAWLSQYRTRLQQESNSDAERAAQMNCVNPKFILRNHLAQRAIENAQQDDFTEVNRLQRILSRPFEDQPGFEQYALAPLPDEVVTDLSCSS; via the coding sequence ATGGCATTTTCTCTTATCGGCGACGACACCTGTCAATTTATAGCCCCTACCCCCCTTCCCGATCCCTATTGGATTGCGGTTTCACCCGAGGCAGCTGAGCTCGTTGGCATTTCCTTAGACTCAAATCAGTTGCCGCAGGATCCCGATTGGCTCGCAATATTGGCGGGCAATCCAGCAGAATTAGGTCAGCGCCTATTTTCAAAACCCATGGCTACCGCCTATAGCGGGCATCAGTTTGGACATTGGGCTGGTCAGTTAGGTGATGGGCGGGCCATTCTATTGGGGGAGCTAAACCACCAAGAGCTGCAACTAAAGGGTGCGGGTATGACACGCTACTCCCGCATGGGCGATGGGCGGGCCGTTCTGCGCTCATCCATTCGCGAGTTTCTATGCAGCGAGGCGATGCATGCTTTGGGCATTCCGACTACGCGCGCACTATCCCTCGTGGGCTCCAAGCAAGCAGTGCGGCGCGAAACAATGGAGACCGCAGCCGTTTGCTCCCGCCTTGCTCCGAGCTTTATTCGGATCGGTCACTTTGAGCACTATGCCGCCAATGGATTGCATGTGCGATTGCAGGAACTGGCTGCGTATTTAATCGAAGCACACTACCCCGAATGCAAGTCAAGCAACACTCCTTACCTAGCATTATTTAAAGCAATATCGGCGCGCAATGCGAAATGCGTTGCGCATTGGCAGGCAGTAGGGTTTTGCCATGGGGTTCTGAATAGCGACAACATCAGCGCCCTCGGCCTCACGATGGATTACGGCCCCTTTGGTTTTTTGGATCACACTGCCTTAGACCACATTTGTAACCACACCGATAGTGGCGGTCGTTATGCCTACCATCGCCAACCTAAAATCATGCACTGGAATATGGCCTGCCTTGCTAATGCCATGGTGCCGCTCGTGGAGATGGAGAGTCCGGGTCAAGATGCTGCAGAGATATTACGCGCAGCCTTGAGTGATTTTCCGCCCGAATATGAAGCGAAATGGTTGACCCTATTTCGGGGGAAGCTGGGTTTGCAGATTGACACCCCAGATGATATGGATTTAATTGAAGCGCTATTGCAGCTGATGCATGCCAATCAGGCTGACTTTACCAATGCATTTCGCAGTCTATCTAAAGTGCAAAAAAAGGATGCCCATTCCAATTGGCGTGATCAATTTTTAGATCGGGATGCGGCCGATGCCTGGTTAAGTCAATACCGCACACGTTTGCAGCAGGAATCAAACTCCGATGCAGAGCGGGCAGCGCAAATGAATTGCGTCAACCCGAAGTTTATTCTGCGCAACCATTTGGCCCAGCGCGCCATCGAGAATGCGCAGCAGGATGACTTCACTGAAGTGAATCGATTGCAACGCATTTTAAGTCGGCCGTTTGAAGATCAGCCTGGGTTTGAACAATACGCATTAGCACCATTACCCGATGAGGTCGTAACGGATCTCAGCTGTTCATCGTAA
- a CDS encoding ABC-F family ATPase → MLSASNITMQFGAKPLFENISVKFGGGNRYGLIGANGCGKSTFMKILGGDLEPSSGNVSLEPNIRLGKLRQDQFAFEDVRVLDVVMMGHEEMWKAAAERDAIYANPDATDEDYMRAAELEGKYAEYGGYTAEAKAGELLLGIGIPIEQHQGLMSNVAPGWKLRVLLAQALFSDPDVLLLDEPTNNLDIHSIHWLEEILNQLNSTIIIISHDRHFLNEVCTHMADMDYGTLKIYPGNYDSYMLASVQARTQQLSNNVKAKEKIAELAAFVARFSANASKARQATSRQRQLEKIEVVEVKPSSRQNPFIRFDTEKKLHNMAVECNALTKSFDRTIFKNFKLAVRAGEKIAIIGQNGAGKTTLLKTILSKRFDGIAADSGDVKWAENANVGVMPQDNTEMFAKDELLMDWMNWWRNTGDDDQVIRGTLGRLLFSGDDISKSVKVLSGGEKGRMIWGKLMLQKHNVLAMDEPTNHMDMESIESLQIALEKFEGTLIFVSHDREFVSALANRILEVKMDGSVVDYSGTYEEYLRSQSLAG, encoded by the coding sequence GTGTTGTCCGCATCCAATATCACCATGCAGTTTGGGGCAAAACCCCTCTTTGAAAACATTTCAGTTAAGTTTGGCGGCGGCAATCGCTATGGATTAATTGGCGCCAATGGTTGTGGCAAATCCACGTTCATGAAGATTCTGGGTGGCGATTTAGAGCCCAGCAGTGGCAACGTTAGCCTAGAGCCCAATATTCGCTTGGGTAAATTACGCCAAGATCAGTTTGCTTTCGAAGATGTGCGCGTCTTGGACGTCGTCATGATGGGCCATGAAGAAATGTGGAAGGCAGCAGCGGAGCGGGATGCGATTTACGCCAACCCCGATGCTACAGATGAAGATTACATGCGCGCTGCTGAATTAGAAGGTAAGTATGCAGAATATGGCGGTTATACCGCCGAAGCCAAAGCAGGGGAGTTGTTACTCGGCATTGGTATTCCGATTGAGCAGCACCAAGGCCTCATGAGTAATGTAGCTCCCGGTTGGAAGCTGCGGGTGCTATTAGCGCAAGCGCTCTTTTCAGATCCCGATGTGTTGTTGCTCGATGAGCCAACCAATAACTTGGATATTCACTCGATTCATTGGCTCGAAGAAATTCTGAATCAACTGAACAGCACCATCATTATTATTTCGCATGATCGGCACTTTTTAAATGAAGTCTGCACTCATATGGCGGATATGGACTATGGAACACTCAAGATCTACCCAGGAAACTACGATTCCTACATGCTGGCTTCAGTGCAGGCAAGAACGCAACAATTAAGTAATAACGTCAAAGCCAAAGAAAAAATTGCTGAATTAGCGGCTTTCGTAGCACGATTCTCTGCCAATGCTTCTAAGGCGCGTCAAGCAACCTCCCGTCAAAGACAGTTAGAGAAGATTGAGGTTGTTGAAGTCAAGCCTTCATCACGTCAGAATCCGTTTATTCGATTTGATACAGAGAAGAAACTTCACAATATGGCGGTTGAGTGCAATGCGCTTACCAAGTCTTTTGACCGAACTATTTTCAAGAATTTCAAATTAGCTGTGCGTGCTGGTGAAAAGATTGCCATCATTGGTCAAAATGGTGCTGGCAAGACAACCCTTTTAAAAACGATTCTGAGTAAGCGTTTTGATGGCATTGCTGCAGACAGCGGTGATGTGAAGTGGGCTGAGAATGCTAATGTCGGTGTAATGCCCCAAGACAATACAGAGATGTTTGCTAAAGACGAATTACTGATGGATTGGATGAATTGGTGGCGCAATACTGGCGACGATGATCAAGTGATTCGTGGCACCTTAGGCCGTCTTCTGTTTTCAGGCGATGACATCAGCAAGTCAGTCAAAGTTCTATCAGGCGGTGAAAAAGGCCGCATGATTTGGGGTAAGTTGATGCTGCAAAAGCACAACGTATTAGCCATGGATGAGCCTACCAATCACATGGACATGGAGTCTATTGAAAGCCTGCAGATTGCTCTGGAGAAATTCGAAGGTACCCTGATCTTTGTTTCCCATGACCGTGAATTCGTATCGGCACTGGCTAATCGCATTTTGGAAGTCAAGATGGATGGCAGTGTCGTGGACTACTCAGGAACCTATGAAGAGTATCTGCGCAGTCAATCTCTGGCGGGGTAA